One genomic window of Campylobacter sp. MG1 includes the following:
- a CDS encoding VacJ family lipoprotein: protein MFKKIIFLLFLCLSVFSNNIDDFENEFISNDKVEVDRFYKYNTFMTDFNYAIYNMSIRPVTNIYNVITPPLVKKGVDNFFHNLSSPLRFISLLLSGEFKASAAEFGSFLGNTILGFGGILKPYKYEKNSDFGLMLARWGVSSGEHIVLPFFGPSNIRDASMLPFNLLLNPSFYVNKDIGVGLTGLNIVNDSSKKMLLIDEAYKSVKPYIVIRDFYEKSREENK from the coding sequence ATGTTTAAGAAAATTATTTTTTTACTTTTTTTATGTTTAAGTGTTTTTTCTAATAATATTGATGATTTTGAAAATGAATTTATTAGTAATGATAAAGTTGAAGTTGATAGATTTTACAAATATAATACTTTTATGACTGATTTTAATTATGCGATTTATAATATGAGTATAAGACCTGTTACCAATATTTACAATGTTATAACACCGCCATTAGTAAAAAAAGGAGTTGATAATTTTTTTCATAACTTATCATCACCACTTAGATTTATATCTTTACTTTTAAGTGGAGAATTTAAAGCCAGCGCGGCTGAATTTGGAAGTTTTTTAGGAAATACAATATTAGGTTTTGGTGGAATTTTAAAACCTTATAAATATGAAAAAAATAGTGATTTTGGACTAATGTTGGCAAGATGGGGAGTTTCTAGCGGAGAACATATAGTTTTACCTTTTTTTGGTCCATCTAATATAAGAGATGCTTCAATGCTTCCTTTTAATTTATTGCTTAACCCTAGTTTTTATGTTAATAAAGATATTGGTGTTGGTCTTACTGGTTTAAATATTGTAAATGATAGTAGTAAAAAAATGTTATTAATAGATGAAGCTTATAAGAGTGTGAAGCCTTATATTGTTATAAGAGATTTTTATGAAAAAAGTAGAGAGGAAAATAAATGA
- a CDS encoding molybdenum-dependent transcriptional regulator has protein sequence MTRHNVSKKELRKDMKINLEIEFILNENVKITKKHIQLLKQIQMDKSITKAAKSLKISYKNAWDCLDEINKASSEPLFLNTSKKTGSRLSKFGEEIINKYNEFCNFKQKINDDFSLKLSAQNKIKVKIIEIAKNNNHIDVLCQKNDSKIKVNISNSALQNLNLKIFDEVLLIFKINFIELENDGENSFFATIKDIKYENDFVYFTLEYENEILKAISKKEKLSKEYNINEKIKIRIPASKIIISL, from the coding sequence TTGACAAGGCATAATGTTAGCAAAAAAGAATTAAGAAAAGATATGAAGATTAATTTAGAAATTGAATTTATATTAAATGAAAATGTAAAAATAACAAAAAAACACATACAGTTGCTAAAACAAATTCAAATGGATAAAAGTATAACAAAAGCAGCAAAATCGCTTAAAATATCATACAAAAATGCTTGGGATTGTTTAGATGAAATAAATAAAGCCAGTAGTGAGCCTTTATTTTTAAATACTTCAAAAAAAACAGGTTCAAGACTTAGTAAATTTGGAGAAGAAATTATTAATAAATATAATGAATTTTGCAATTTTAAACAAAAAATTAATGATGATTTTTCACTTAAATTATCAGCACAAAATAAAATAAAAGTAAAAATTATTGAGATTGCAAAAAACAATAATCATATAGATGTATTATGTCAAAAAAATGATTCTAAAATTAAAGTAAATATTTCTAATAGTGCTTTACAAAATCTAAATTTAAAAATTTTTGATGAAGTTTTATTAATTTTTAAAATAAATTTTATAGAACTAGAAAACGATGGAGAAAATAGTTTTTTTGCTACAATTAAAGATATTAAATATGAAAATGATTTCGTGTATTTTACTCTAGAATATGAAAATGAAATTTTAAAAGCTATATCAAAAAAAGAAAAACTAAGTAAAGAATATAATATAAACGAAAAAATAAAAATCAGAATCCCTGCTAGTAAAATAATAATTTCACTATAA
- the ispF gene encoding 2-C-methyl-D-erythritol 2,4-cyclodiphosphate synthase, translated as MLNVSLILLAAGNSTRLKIPCKKQNLYINDTPLWLYVAKQYEKLYNFQNIIIVCDDIKYYEKFNPNYKYIKGGKERFNSVKNAINDIDTDYVLITDTARAYINKKVLDELFKNIDDFDCVFPVINVNDTVFNSSKFSYENRNELKLVQTPQLSKTKILKNINLENYTDESSAIAAHGGKIKYILGDELSFKITTQNDLLKLKLLGLQPPSNKTFVGFGYDVHEFCNSNIGHNLNDDNKNENLILGGVNLGEKYALKAHSDGDVLCHALTDALLGACGLDDIGANYSPNDEKYHNANSLNLLQDAYKKCMNCGFELINADITICAEMPKILPHKNEILKNLIKALNCRSINIKATTTEKLGFIGRCEGVSVSAIVNMKYFDWSSYEYINN; from the coding sequence ATGTTAAATGTCTCTTTAATTTTATTAGCAGCTGGAAATTCTACACGACTAAAAATTCCGTGCAAAAAACAAAATTTATACATAAATGATACACCTTTATGGCTTTATGTTGCTAAGCAATATGAAAAACTATACAATTTTCAAAATATAATAATAGTGTGTGATGATATAAAATATTATGAAAAATTTAATCCTAATTATAAATACATAAAAGGCGGTAAAGAAAGATTTAATAGCGTAAAAAACGCTATTAACGATATAGATACTGATTATGTGTTAATAACTGATACAGCTAGAGCATATATAAATAAAAAAGTTTTAGATGAATTATTTAAAAATATTGACGATTTTGATTGTGTTTTTCCCGTAATCAATGTAAATGATACAGTATTTAATTCAAGCAAATTTTCATATGAAAATAGGAATGAATTAAAGTTAGTTCAAACACCTCAATTATCAAAAACTAAAATTTTAAAAAATATAAATTTAGAAAACTACACTGATGAAAGTTCAGCAATAGCTGCTCATGGTGGCAAAATAAAATATATATTAGGTGATGAACTAAGCTTTAAAATAACAACACAAAATGATTTATTAAAATTAAAGCTATTAGGACTACAACCGCCTAGCAATAAAACATTTGTTGGGTTCGGATATGATGTTCATGAATTTTGTAATTCTAATATAGGGCATAATTTAAATGATGATAATAAAAATGAAAATTTAATATTAGGTGGTGTAAATTTAGGTGAAAAATATGCACTAAAAGCACATTCTGATGGCGATGTTTTATGCCATGCCTTAACTGATGCTTTACTTGGTGCTTGTGGATTAGATGATATAGGTGCTAATTATAGTCCTAATGATGAAAAATACCATAATGCGAATTCTTTAAATTTATTACAAGATGCTTATAAAAAATGTATGAATTGTGGATTTGAATTAATCAATGCTGATATAACAATTTGTGCTGAAATGCCTAAAATATTACCTCATAAAAATGAAATTTTAAAAAATTTAATAAAAGCTTTGAATTGTAGAAGTATAAATATTAAAGCTACTACTACTGAAAAATTAGGCTTTATAGGAAGATGTGAAGGAGTTAGCGTTAGTGCTATTGTAAATATGAAATATTTTGATTGGAGTTCTTATGAATATATTAATAATTGA
- a CDS encoding sulfate adenylyltransferase, with translation MASVENKISKINISPKELSILSLIEENCFDTGGYLPKEEEILKKIDEISPNINLSCSLTFSPNYELNSSLKGCIYNNEVDLILNEQKVGVIRYASTFNNKNFINIFNSNYFKNENELNPCISGKVHIYDNQYKLVKRKLLKRIQHLNAKKITALILNVNPLNRAHERMLRWTIDKADLVIVFVVHGSEQNQISYDIKKECFEYYIKNFLPAERIFPIYLENVDLCNPYLDPNYECLLAHSFGANKLVIGQNHHGLGMFYDQNLIHTAIDNFSTKTGLELIVLPEFVFCNKCNVMVSTKSCPHGYHHHIKYHSTLIREMLHSGLIPPTVLVRKEISAKILSYLYPNRFKNLQMIYDGLFPSDGIIEKKNDEDLYKELLTLYQTGYMI, from the coding sequence ATGGCATCAGTAGAAAATAAAATAAGTAAAATCAATATAAGTCCAAAAGAACTATCAATTTTATCATTAATAGAAGAAAATTGTTTTGATACTGGTGGTTATTTACCTAAAGAAGAAGAAATTTTAAAAAAAATTGATGAAATTTCTCCGAATATTAATTTATCTTGCAGTTTAACCTTTTCACCTAATTATGAATTAAATTCAAGTCTTAAGGGTTGTATTTATAATAATGAAGTAGATTTAATTCTTAATGAACAAAAAGTTGGGGTAATAAGATATGCTAGTACATTTAATAATAAAAATTTTATAAATATATTTAATTCTAATTATTTTAAAAATGAAAACGAATTAAACCCTTGTATATCAGGTAAAGTGCATATATATGATAATCAATATAAATTAGTAAAAAGAAAGCTACTAAAAAGAATACAACATCTAAATGCAAAAAAAATTACTGCACTAATATTAAATGTAAACCCATTAAATAGAGCCCATGAAAGAATGCTAAGATGGACTATAGATAAAGCTGATTTAGTAATAGTATTTGTAGTTCATGGTAGTGAGCAAAATCAAATAAGCTATGATATAAAAAAAGAATGTTTTGAATATTATATTAAAAATTTTTTACCAGCTGAGAGAATTTTTCCTATATATTTAGAAAATGTAGATTTGTGTAACCCATATTTAGACCCAAATTATGAATGTTTATTAGCACATTCATTCGGTGCAAATAAACTTGTGATTGGACAAAATCATCATGGTTTAGGAATGTTTTATGACCAAAATTTAATACATACTGCGATTGATAATTTCTCTACTAAAACTGGTTTAGAATTAATAGTTTTACCTGAATTTGTATTTTGCAATAAATGTAATGTAATGGTTAGTACAAAATCGTGTCCTCACGGATATCATCACCATATCAAATATCATTCTACTTTAATTAGAGAAATGTTGCATTCTGGCTTAATACCTCCAACTGTTTTAGTAAGAAAGGAAATTTCAGCAAAAATTTTAAGCTACTTATATCCTAATCGTTTTAAAAATTTACAAATGATTTATGACGGATTATTTCCAAGTGATGGTATTATTGAGAAAAAAAATGACGAAGACCTATATAAAGAATTATTAACTTTATATCAAACCGGTTATATGATTTAA
- a CDS encoding tetrahydrodipicolinate N-succinyltransferase N-terminal domain-containing protein produces the protein MENFKKLCESIKNSSDFFTPTAFSIGVGYFGQVSKNLIYIDFANVNYNANYNTFAILFKELNLAKFKNDSEFCVEINEQNLDNILEHFKCFENEKGHTNIDVLKAAKENIKNERFFLVAINKDDKPQSIPCVYLKLHLLSRGFKKPREQNLNGAFGLLKNLAWNKNTPYELEYLREYEAKLKFSKQYPNIDFVDKFPRFLQSIIPNDNVRILDTSKVRLGAHLANGTTIMPGASYVNFNAGTLGSVMCEGRISSSAIVGDGSDVGGGASILGVLSGTDGNPISIGKRCLLGANSVTGIILGDDCIIDAGIAVLAGSKFELILSYELKNANPNFNFNKSTYKGSELSGLNALHFRQNSTNGKMQVSFNKKAVKLNSDLH, from the coding sequence ATGGAAAATTTTAAAAAACTTTGTGAAAGTATAAAAAATAGTAGCGATTTTTTTACACCAACCGCTTTTAGCATTGGGGTTGGTTATTTTGGACAAGTTAGCAAAAATTTAATTTATATTGACTTTGCAAATGTTAATTATAATGCAAATTACAATACATTTGCTATATTATTTAAAGAATTAAACCTTGCTAAATTTAAAAATGATAGTGAATTTTGCGTTGAAATTAATGAGCAAAATTTAGATAATATCTTAGAACATTTTAAATGTTTTGAAAACGAAAAAGGACATACAAATATAGATGTTTTAAAAGCCGCAAAAGAAAATATTAAAAATGAAAGATTTTTTCTAGTAGCTATAAATAAAGATGATAAACCACAAAGCATACCATGTGTATATTTAAAATTACATTTATTATCTCGTGGTTTTAAAAAACCTAGAGAACAAAATCTAAATGGTGCTTTTGGATTATTAAAAAATTTAGCTTGGAACAAAAATACGCCTTATGAATTAGAATATTTAAGAGAATATGAAGCAAAATTAAAATTTTCTAAACAATATCCAAATATTGATTTTGTAGATAAATTCCCTAGATTTTTACAAAGCATAATTCCAAATGACAATGTAAGAATTCTTGATACTAGTAAAGTAAGACTTGGTGCTCACTTAGCAAATGGAACTACAATAATGCCTGGTGCTAGTTATGTAAATTTCAATGCTGGAACACTAGGCTCTGTAATGTGCGAAGGTAGAATTTCAAGCTCAGCAATAGTTGGAGATGGTAGTGATGTTGGTGGTGGAGCTAGTATTTTAGGTGTTTTAAGTGGAACCGATGGTAATCCTATTAGCATAGGAAAACGATGTTTATTAGGTGCTAATAGCGTTACTGGAATTATTTTAGGAGATGATTGTATAATAGATGCTGGAATTGCTGTTCTTGCAGGTTCAAAATTTGAATTAATATTAAGTTATGAACTAAAAAATGCTAATCCTAATTTTAACTTCAACAAATCAACCTATAAAGGTAGTGAATTATCAGGATTAAACGCCTTGCATTTTAGACAAAATTCTACAAATGGTAAAATGCAGGTAAGCTTCAATAAAAAAGCTGTTAAATTAAATTCTGATTTACATTAA
- a CDS encoding McrC family protein codes for MFLEELFVLLNKGLMSDYIKIAENRTTLKGKLLFNENLKHNLIHKERFFTENDEYIVDNAINQTIKTTLFHLKKLSQNKKILKYLKTFDDISLIDIKKCEFSVKNKHYSYYENILLWCKLFLNGFSFTPFAGDNNAYALLFDMNRLFEDYVAFMLKKHNPNIKISTQLLKKHLIKDGQNERCLMRPDILIELKDKTIIADTKYKIINDLSDISQADLYQLFAYAIAFKVSEVWLIYPLFDGSLGYKTLEYNLDCFNTKIKLQILFAPLG; via the coding sequence ATGTTTTTAGAAGAACTTTTCGTGCTTTTAAATAAAGGGCTTATGAGTGATTATATAAAAATAGCTGAAAATAGAACAACTTTAAAAGGCAAATTGCTTTTTAATGAGAATTTAAAACATAACTTAATTCATAAAGAGCGATTTTTTACCGAAAATGATGAATATATCGTAGACAATGCGATAAATCAAACTATAAAAACTACATTATTTCATTTAAAAAAACTAAGTCAAAATAAAAAGATTTTAAAATATTTAAAGACTTTTGATGATATTAGTTTAATTGATATTAAAAAATGTGAATTTAGTGTAAAAAATAAGCATTATAGTTATTATGAAAACATACTTTTATGGTGTAAGTTATTTTTAAATGGTTTTAGTTTTACACCATTTGCGGGGGATAATAACGCTTATGCTTTGCTTTTTGATATGAATAGACTTTTTGAAGATTATGTAGCTTTTATGCTTAAAAAACACAACCCAAATATAAAAATAAGCACTCAATTATTAAAAAAACACTTAATAAAAGATGGTCAAAATGAGCGTTGTTTAATGCGACCTGATATTTTAATTGAGCTTAAAGATAAAACAATCATCGCTGATACAAAGTATAAAATCATAAATGATTTAAGTGATATTAGCCAAGCTGATTTATATCAATTATTTGCCTATGCAATAGCTTTTAAAGTTAGTGAAGTTTGGCTTATATATCCACTTTTTGATGGTAGTTTAGGGTATAAAACACTAGAATATAACTTAGATTGCTTTAATACTAAGATAAAATTACAAATTCTTTTTGCTCCTTTAGGTTAA
- a CDS encoding Wadjet anti-phage system protein JetD domain-containing protein — translation MKSRLIELLNERKNLTLNENDFKIIVFETYNLLGDFDSNAVYQKIKSELIDENIITQISGGKKIKIIREKKENELENIKNSTHWNGLIHAIAMSEKNLQNLKNLEKINDFLNIEKEREKVFLKERSYEIFKDEKFLDDKVKNGYLFNGKLHISALKCTEKPSPLVYESVCKNKPVLVCENSNTYHTICRWNKEFMEFSAIIYGSGNIFSGAHNYLDEIRADLGFNEIYYFGDFDYDGFFIPANTNQKRLENGLLEIKPALFLYKVLINFSPIKNQKNPKNIENEIIKNWIKDDKIYKVLQICLKDNTRIPQEAINYEIIKNYKNIL, via the coding sequence ATGAAATCAAGGCTGATTGAGCTTTTAAATGAGCGAAAAAATTTAACGCTTAATGAGAATGATTTTAAGATTATCGTATTTGAAACATATAATTTGTTGGGTGATTTTGACAGCAATGCAGTCTATCAAAAAATCAAAAGCGAATTAATAGATGAAAATATCATAACTCAAATTAGCGGCGGAAAAAAGATAAAAATCATAAGAGAAAAGAAAGAAAACGAGCTAGAAAATATAAAAAACAGCACTCACTGGAATGGGCTAATTCATGCAATTGCTATGAGTGAAAAAAACTTGCAAAATCTAAAAAACTTAGAAAAGATAAATGATTTTTTAAATATAGAAAAAGAGCGTGAAAAGGTGTTTTTGAAGGAACGTTCTTATGAAATTTTTAAAGATGAAAAGTTTTTAGATGACAAGGTAAAAAATGGTTATTTATTTAATGGAAAGCTTCATATAAGTGCGTTAAAATGCACGGAAAAGCCAAGTCCATTAGTCTATGAAAGTGTATGTAAAAATAAGCCTGTTTTAGTGTGCGAAAATAGCAATACTTATCATACAATTTGTCGTTGGAACAAAGAGTTTATGGAATTTAGTGCTATTATTTATGGAAGTGGAAATATCTTTAGTGGGGCACATAATTATCTTGATGAAATTCGTGCTGATTTAGGATTTAATGAGATTTATTATTTTGGTGATTTTGATTATGATGGGTTTTTTATACCTGCAAATACTAATCAAAAAAGACTAGAAAACGGGCTTTTAGAGATAAAACCTGCTTTGTTTTTATATAAAGTACTAATCAATTTTAGCCCCATTAAAAATCAAAAAAATCCAAAAAACATTGAAAACGAAATTATAAAAAATTGGATAAAAGATGATAAGATTTATAAGGTTTTGCAAATATGTTTAAAGGATAATACGAGAATTCCGCAAGAAGCAATTAATTATGAGATTATAAAAAATTATAAAAATATTTTATAA
- a CDS encoding BspA family leucine-rich repeat surface protein gives MFKPATKEELKEILNTQKIKLYEIDTSLITDMSYLFDGVFWWDFEGINTWDTNNVTDMSAMFYDCYSLNKKILFDTKNVKTMRNMFVDCRSFNQKLSFNTKNVEDFSGMFSGCKSLNQTFDFDMSSAKKID, from the coding sequence ATGTTTAAACCTGCTACGAAAGAAGAATTAAAAGAGATTTTGAACACTCAAAAAATCAAGCTTTACGAGATTGATACTAGCCTTATAACTGATATGAGCTATCTTTTTGATGGTGTTTTTTGGTGGGATTTTGAAGGTATTAATACTTGGGATACAAACAATGTAACTGATATGAGTGCTATGTTTTATGATTGTTATAGTTTAAATAAAAAGATATTGTTTGATACTAAAAACGTAAAAACTATGAGAAATATGTTTGTAGATTGTAGAAGTTTTAATCAAAAGCTTAGTTTTAATACTAAAAATGTTGAAGATTTTTCAGGAATGTTTAGTGGGTGTAAAAGCTTGAACCAAACTTTTGATTTTGATATGAGTAGTGCGAAAAAAATAGATTGA
- a CDS encoding WYL domain-containing protein: protein MKVDDKDLMLIDLIYEKISSKDELAKALKVSTKTIENRAKNLSEIIKYSKKLEGYIFTDLLPKYISPKVVFKHIFAELENANLESEFKELFDEYFYSQEKLIDTSKLSNLNQKIIMLNHAINHNILLSCKYKNERKIIQANQLKVSNSKRYLYITYDKKNGENTGEYRTFALNSMKDIIALEYVKNGGFKNTKSGNAFGYAEGKKSVILYLKNEAASFFKREKPKSHNFRFLSEDDNGIEIEFFYSPSSVELESFIASWLPLISIKNDDELAQKIYENIQNNLNELRNLK from the coding sequence ATGAAGGTTGATGATAAAGATTTAATGCTAATTGATTTAATTTATGAAAAAATTTCATCTAAAGATGAACTTGCAAAGGCTTTAAAGGTAAGCACAAAAACAATTGAAAATAGAGCAAAAAATCTAAGCGAAATTATAAAGTATAGTAAAAAACTTGAAGGTTATATTTTCACTGACTTGCTCCCAAAATACATAAGCCCCAAAGTTGTTTTTAAGCATATATTTGCTGAGCTTGAAAATGCAAACCTTGAAAGCGAGTTTAAAGAGCTTTTTGATGAGTATTTTTACTCACAAGAAAAGCTAATTGATACTTCAAAACTATCAAATCTAAACCAAAAAATTATCATGCTAAATCACGCAATAAATCATAACATTTTGCTAAGTTGCAAGTATAAAAACGAGAGAAAAATCATTCAAGCAAACCAGTTAAAGGTATCTAATTCTAAACGCTATCTTTATATAACCTACGATAAGAAAAACGGCGAAAACACAGGAGAATATAGAACATTTGCTCTAAATTCTATGAAAGATATAATAGCTTTGGAGTATGTAAAAAATGGTGGATTTAAAAACACAAAAAGTGGAAATGCTTTTGGCTATGCTGAAGGTAAAAAAAGCGTGATTTTATACCTTAAAAATGAAGCGGCTAGTTTTTTTAAACGAGAAAAGCCAAAAAGTCATAATTTTAGATTTTTAAGCGAAGATGATAATGGGATAGAAATTGAGTTTTTCTACTCACCAAGCTCGGTTGAACTTGAAAGCTTCATCGCTTCTTGGCTACCACTAATTAGCATAAAAAACGACGATGAACTAGCCCAAAAAATCTATGAAAATATCCAAAACAACCTAAACGAACTAAGGAATTTGAAATAG